Proteins co-encoded in one Mycobacterium mantenii genomic window:
- a CDS encoding enoyl-CoA hydratase/isomerase family protein, protein MAKRTRYSEYHDRYANYRLELSDDGILLMQCHTNGGSLVWDWRAHDQMSDVFADIAGDREIKVLIHTGTGENYNANWGRLPNGDPVEKPDYLLMPGTRGLLKLDEKAWYARHLITNVLDVDVPMISAVNGPCNMHSEVPLLGDIVLASEDAYFQDASHFPRGQVPGDGQHVIWSFLAGHTRARYFLLTGMKLGAQEAKEWGVVNEVLPKDRLLDRAWGLARELVKRPPLTLRYSRQLFTNPLKRAFLDELGHGLARETYAQRAFFPFGGEMAPLDRAWDAEPWSTPINDGVRS, encoded by the coding sequence ATGGCAAAGCGAACCAGATACAGCGAATATCACGATCGGTACGCAAATTACCGGCTCGAGCTCTCCGACGACGGCATCCTGCTCATGCAGTGCCACACCAACGGCGGCTCCCTGGTGTGGGACTGGCGGGCACACGACCAGATGTCGGACGTGTTCGCCGACATCGCGGGCGACCGCGAGATCAAGGTGCTCATCCACACCGGAACCGGCGAGAACTACAACGCCAACTGGGGACGCCTGCCCAATGGGGACCCCGTCGAAAAACCCGACTATCTCCTCATGCCCGGCACCCGAGGATTGCTGAAGCTCGACGAAAAAGCTTGGTATGCGCGTCATTTGATCACCAATGTGCTCGATGTCGACGTGCCGATGATCAGCGCCGTGAACGGGCCCTGCAACATGCACTCCGAGGTGCCGTTGCTCGGCGATATCGTCCTGGCCTCCGAAGACGCCTACTTCCAGGATGCCTCGCATTTTCCGCGCGGCCAGGTGCCCGGCGACGGCCAGCACGTGATCTGGAGCTTCTTGGCCGGCCACACCCGTGCCCGCTACTTTCTGTTGACCGGCATGAAGCTCGGCGCGCAGGAGGCCAAGGAGTGGGGCGTGGTCAATGAGGTGCTGCCCAAGGACCGATTGCTGGATAGGGCTTGGGGACTCGCCCGCGAACTGGTCAAGCGCCCACCCCTGACGCTGCGCTATTCGCGCCAGCTGTTCACCAACCCGCTCAAGCGAGCCTTCCTCGACGAGCTCGGCCACGGCCTGGCCCGGGAAACCTACGCGCAGCGCGCCTTCTTCCCGTTCGGCGGCGAGATGGCACCGCTGGACCGGGCCTGGGACGCGGAGCCTTGGTCGACACCGATAAACGACGGAGTCCGATCATGA
- a CDS encoding aromatic ring-hydroxylating oxygenase subunit alpha — MTGIQQRLSTGRGKFTTDYPELGTAPVSYEDSISEEFFIAERKAVFERNWLCIGRIERLPRKGSYFTRDLPGRLASIVIARDRDDTVHAFHNVCAHRGNKVVWQEHPGRESSGTCRAFACKYHGWRYGLDGKVNHITNEGEFFDLDKSALRMPPVHCEVWAGFIFVNLASEKDGVAVPLRGFLGDGLLGIEAYPFEKMTQHYGFSTRINGNWKLAVDSVCEWYHPPYVHGRFIDPDVSKAEKMVPPVDSYHYELFRPHMLTSVPGPPPLPPREPGTAGPARQDQRWVYKLFRAGLFGPDDVPDLGFEGPQPDFLNRGNIASWGNDQFWAFPNISIQIWARGYYITYTYWPETVDSHIYEIDMYFVPPANAAERLAQELVVDSTIEFAMQDVNTIEATHSALKTRAQNTFHLSDQELLIRQFHTVIRDTVDAYRAGESS; from the coding sequence ATGACCGGCATCCAGCAGCGCCTGTCGACCGGGCGGGGCAAGTTCACCACCGACTATCCCGAACTCGGGACCGCGCCCGTCAGCTACGAGGACTCGATCTCTGAGGAGTTCTTCATCGCCGAGCGCAAGGCGGTCTTCGAGCGAAACTGGTTGTGCATTGGACGTATTGAACGCCTCCCCCGCAAGGGCTCGTACTTCACCCGCGATCTGCCCGGACGCCTCGCCTCGATTGTGATCGCTCGCGACCGGGATGACACCGTGCACGCCTTCCACAATGTGTGCGCGCACCGCGGCAACAAGGTTGTCTGGCAGGAGCACCCGGGTCGGGAATCGTCGGGCACCTGTCGCGCGTTCGCGTGCAAGTACCACGGTTGGCGCTACGGCTTGGACGGCAAGGTCAACCACATCACCAATGAGGGCGAGTTTTTCGACCTCGACAAGAGCGCACTGCGGATGCCGCCGGTGCACTGCGAGGTCTGGGCGGGTTTCATCTTCGTCAACCTCGCCTCGGAAAAGGACGGGGTCGCCGTGCCGTTGCGCGGTTTCCTCGGTGACGGGCTGCTGGGCATCGAGGCTTACCCCTTCGAGAAGATGACTCAGCATTACGGGTTTTCCACCCGCATCAACGGGAACTGGAAGCTGGCCGTCGACTCGGTCTGCGAGTGGTATCACCCGCCGTATGTGCACGGCCGCTTCATCGACCCCGATGTCTCGAAGGCCGAGAAGATGGTGCCGCCGGTCGACTCGTATCACTACGAACTGTTCAGGCCGCACATGCTCACCTCGGTACCGGGGCCGCCGCCGCTACCGCCGCGCGAGCCGGGCACCGCGGGACCGGCCCGCCAAGACCAGCGCTGGGTCTACAAGCTGTTCCGCGCCGGGTTGTTCGGGCCCGACGATGTGCCCGACTTGGGCTTCGAGGGACCGCAACCGGACTTCCTCAACCGCGGAAACATCGCCTCGTGGGGCAACGACCAGTTCTGGGCCTTCCCAAACATTTCGATCCAGATCTGGGCGCGGGGGTACTACATCACCTACACCTATTGGCCCGAAACCGTCGACTCGCACATCTACGAGATCGACATGTACTTTGTGCCGCCGGCCAACGCCGCCGAACGCCTCGCGCAGGAACTGGTGGTCGACAGCACGATCGAATTCGCGATGCAGGACGTCAACACGATCGAGGCCACGCATTCGGCCCTGAAGACCCGCGCGCAGAACACCTTCCACCTCAGCGACCAGGAATTGCTGATCCGTCAGTTCCACACCGTCATCCGCGACACGGTGGATGCCTACCGGGCCGGGGAGTCGTCATGA